The region GGATTTGAATTCTGAAGATATGGGACGCAGGAAGCTTTCAGTTCTGCTGTCTACTCTCCTCACATCAgtgctccttttctttcttttccccgCTGCACGAGGAGATCTGAGCTATTCTGTTCCAGAGGAAACCAGGCGTCAGTATGTGGTCGGAAATATTGCAAAAGACGTCGGAGTCGGAGCTCAAAGTTTATCAGCGCGTAAGGCGCGAATAAACACTGAAGACAGCAGTAAACGGTATATCGACATAAATCTGAATTCTGGAGATTTGATCGTAGTGGAGAGAATCGACAGAGATATGCTTTGTGGTTCAAGGATTACCTGCATCTTAAATTATGAGCTCGTTTTATCCAATCCGCTTGAGGTGCATCGCATTTCTGTGAATATTCAGGATATTAATGACAATGCGCCTAAATTTGCTAATGATCGCATTTCTTTTGAAATCCAGGAGTCCGCTATAAAAGGGCAGCGCTTCCGTTTGGATGAAGCTCATGATTATGATATCGGACAAAATGGAGTTAATGGATATTCGCTAGAAAAGAACGACCATTTCGTTTTGTCtgtacaagaaaataaaaatggacgGAAATACGCAGAGCTTGTGTTGGAGAAAGAGCTGGATCGCGAACAACAGAAAGATATTGACTTGATTCTTACCGCAGTGGATGGCGGGATTCCTCAGAGATCAGGGACTGCTGTTATACACATCTCTGTGCTAGATGCTAATGACAATATCCCGGTGTTCAGTCAGCCTGTATATAAAGTCGTTTTAGCTGAAAACGCACCGATAGGAACAGAAGTCGTTACTGTGAGCGCAGAAGATGCAGATGAAGGAGCAAACGGCGAAGTTTCATATGAATTTAGCCATATAGCTCATAATGCAGCACAATTATTTTCTATTGATAAACTCACAGGACAAATTAAGGTAAATGGAGTTATTGATTATGAAGAGGAAAAGTATTATGAATTTGGAGTCCAGGCTAAAGATGGATCTGGCTTAGCATCGACTGCAAGTGTTATTATAGATGTTACTGATGAAAATGACAATGCTCCAAAGATTATTCTAACATCTTTAAACAATCCTGTACTGGAGAACACTATTGTAGGCACTGAAGTAGCCATTATTAATGTTCAGGATAAAGACTCTGGTGACAACAGACAGATTCATTGTTCAATTCAGGGAAATGTTCCTTTTAAATTAAATCCATCTATTAAGAACTATTTTTCTCTAATTAACACAAATCCCCTGGAtcgagagacagaggcagattATAATATAACAATCACTGCTACTGATGGAGGCTCTCCACCTTTATCCTCATCCATGACTATTCATCTATCTGTATCAGACATCAATGACAATCCTCCTGTATTTGAACAGCAATCCTACACTGCATATGTGATGGAAAATAACAAACCAGGCACCTCTATTTGTTCTGTTACTGCAAGAGACCCAGACTGGAGACAAAACGGTACAGTACTGTATTCTCTGGTACCCAGTGAGATAAACGGTGTTGCAGTGTCCTCATTATTATCCATTAACTCAGATACAGGAGTGATCCATGCTGTGAGGTCATTTGACTATGAAAAGTTCAGAAGCTTTAAAGTCCAGGTTGTAGCCAGAGACAATGGTTCTCCTCCACTCAGCAGTAATGTGACTGTGAGTGTGTTCATATCAGATGAGAATGATAACTCTCCACAGATATTATACCCTGCTCCAGAGGGAAAGTCTTTAATGACTGAGATGGTCCCTAAAGCtgctctctctggctctctggtCTCCAAAGTGATCGCTGTGGACGCTGACTCTGGACAGAACGCGTGGCTGTCCTATCAGATTGTCAAATCTACTGATCCGGGACTTTTCATTATCGGTCTCCATAGTGGAGAGATCAGGGCTCAGAGGGACATTACTGAATCTGACAGCATGAAACAGAACCTTGTTATCTCAGTGAAAGATAACGGTCAGTCGCCTCTCTCTGCTACCtgttctgtatatttactgATTTCTGATAATCTTGCTGAAGTTCCAGAACTTAAAGACATGACTTATGAAGAGAGCAATTCCAAACTgactttttatttgatcatCGCGCTAGTTTCCGTGTCCACCTTCTTTCTGACTTTCATTATTCTGATCCTGGCTGTGAGGTTTTGCCACAGGAGAAAGCCCAGACTGTTGTTTGATGGAGCAGTCGCCATTCCAAGCGCGTATCTCCCTCCCAACTATGCAGAGGTGGAGGGAGCTGGAACTCTCCGCAGTTCTTACAATTATGACACGTATCTAACAACAGGATCACGCACCAGTGACTTCAAGTTCATCACATCTTACAATGACAGCACACTTTCTGCTGGTGGAACTCTGAAAATGGGCCAGAATGAAACGTTAGCTGCAAGCTTGATTACACTTAACAATGAAGATGAGGTGAGGAAACTTCATTCTGTTCTTATGTCAGATTCATAAGCACATTTATTCATAGTTGTGGTGGTGACATCAAAATGGAATTTTAGTGCAATTTCTTCTTAATTCACcagaatgcatttttttcatgttCTAACCAGTATTGAGAATAATGTGTCTCATTTTGGTTcagatgtatattttatttcatgatcATATAGGTAGTGGCATCTGATTTTGGTCAATTTTGCATCAAGCATGTTTTcaacagtatactgtatacttaaaaaaagaaaggggaGTGGGAAGTGATTTGTGGATTAATAAGTGTCCTTgtggtgtttttcttctttgttgCTATTTCTTTTTGGACTTGATTTTGGTCTTTTCTTGCTGCAGATATTTATTCCTGTTTTCCTTGCTTCTAAACCAAACACTGTTTGTGGAGTTTAAGTGTGTTGGTGATACACACATACTTCCATTTTGGTATTGATGTCAAGGCCAGTGGCTGCACTGAATACATCTTACTAAGAGCTTTTGAAA is a window of Ictalurus furcatus strain D&B chromosome 16, Billie_1.0, whole genome shotgun sequence DNA encoding:
- the LOC128620528 gene encoding putative protocadherin beta-18 isoform X23, which encodes MGRRKLSVLLSTLLTSVLLFFLFPAARGDLSYSVPEETRRQYVVGNIAKDVGVGAQSLSARKARINTEDSSKRYIDINLNSGDLIVVERIDRDMLCGSRITCILNYELVLSNPLEVHRISVNIQDINDNAPKFANDRISFEIQESAIKGQRFRLDEAHDYDIGQNGVNGYSLEKNDHFVLSVQENKNGRKYAELVLEKELDREQQKDIDLILTAVDGGIPQRSGTAVIHISVLDANDNIPVFSQPVYKVVLAENAPIGTEVVTVSAEDADEGANGEVSYEFSHIAHNAAQLFSIDKLTGQIKVNGVIDYEEEKYYEFGVQAKDGSGLASTASVIIDVTDENDNAPKIILTSLNNPVLENTIVGTEVAIINVQDKDSGDNRQIHCSIQGNVPFKLNPSIKNYFSLINTNPLDRETEADYNITITATDGGSPPLSSSMTIHLSVSDINDNPPVFEQQSYTAYVMENNKPGTSICSVTARDPDWRQNGTVLYSLVPSEINGVAVSSLLSINSDTGVIHAVRSFDYEKFRSFKVQVVARDNGSPPLSSNVTVSVFISDENDNSPQILYPAPEGKSLMTEMVPKAALSGSLVSKVIAVDADSGQNAWLSYQIVKSTDPGLFIIGLHSGEIRAQRDITESDSMKQNLVISVKDNGQSPLSATCSVYLLISDNLAEVPELKDMTYEESNSKLTFYLIIALVSVSTFFLTFIILILAVRFCHRRKPRLLFDGAVAIPSAYLPPNYAEVEGAGTLRSSYNYDTYLTTGSRTSDFKFITSYNDSTLSAGGTLKMGQNETLAASLITLNNEDEQKPPNNDWRLPPNQRPGPSGQHRFHTLQQRWTPYEKSRAGARPEEAGAGAVVGTGPWPNPPTEAEQLQALMAAANEVSEATATLGPRYNAQYVPDYRQNVYIPGSTATLTANPQQQMPQQALPPPQAPPQAAPTADVPKAAPTPASKKKVTKKDKK
- the LOC128620528 gene encoding putative protocadherin beta-18 isoform X44 — translated: MGRRKLSVLLSTLLTSVLLFFLFPAARGDLSYSVPEETRRQYVVGNIAKDVGVGAQSLSARKARINTEDSSKRYIDINLNSGDLIVVERIDRDMLCGSRITCILNYELVLSNPLEVHRISVNIQDINDNAPKFANDRISFEIQESAIKGQRFRLDEAHDYDIGQNGVNGYSLEKNDHFVLSVQENKNGRKYAELVLEKELDREQQKDIDLILTAVDGGIPQRSGTAVIHISVLDANDNIPVFSQPVYKVVLAENAPIGTEVVTVSAEDADEGANGEVSYEFSHIAHNAAQLFSIDKLTGQIKVNGVIDYEEEKYYEFGVQAKDGSGLASTASVIIDVTDENDNAPKIILTSLNNPVLENTIVGTEVAIINVQDKDSGDNRQIHCSIQGNVPFKLNPSIKNYFSLINTNPLDRETEADYNITITATDGGSPPLSSSMTIHLSVSDINDNPPVFEQQSYTAYVMENNKPGTSICSVTARDPDWRQNGTVLYSLVPSEINGVAVSSLLSINSDTGVIHAVRSFDYEKFRSFKVQVVARDNGSPPLSSNVTVSVFISDENDNSPQILYPAPEGKSLMTEMVPKAALSGSLVSKVIAVDADSGQNAWLSYQIVKSTDPGLFIIGLHSGEIRAQRDITESDSMKQNLVISVKDNGQSPLSATCSVYLLISDNLAEVPELKDMTYEESNSKLTFYLIIALVSVSTFFLTFIILILAVRFCHRRKPRLLFDGAVAIPSAYLPPNYAEVEGAGTLRSSYNYDTYLTTGSRTSDFKFITSYNDSTLSAGGTLKMGQNETLAASLITLNNEDEQKPPNNDWRLPPNQRPGPSGAGARPEEAGAGAVVGTGPWPNPPTEAEQLQALMAAANEVSEATATLGPRYNAQYVPDYRQNVYIPGSTATLTANPQQQMPQQALPPPQAPPQAAPTADVPKAAPTPASKKKVTKKDKK
- the LOC128620528 gene encoding protocadherin gamma-A10-like isoform X50 — protein: MGRRKLSVLLSTLLTSVLLFFLFPAARGDLSYSVPEETRRQYVVGNIAKDVGVGAQSLSARKARINTEDSSKRYIDINLNSGDLIVVERIDRDMLCGSRITCILNYELVLSNPLEVHRISVNIQDINDNAPKFANDRISFEIQESAIKGQRFRLDEAHDYDIGQNGVNGYSLEKNDHFVLSVQENKNGRKYAELVLEKELDREQQKDIDLILTAVDGGIPQRSGTAVIHISVLDANDNIPVFSQPVYKVVLAENAPIGTEVVTVSAEDADEGANGEVSYEFSHIAHNAAQLFSIDKLTGQIKVNGVIDYEEEKYYEFGVQAKDGSGLASTASVIIDVTDENDNAPKIILTSLNNPVLENTIVGTEVAIINVQDKDSGDNRQIHCSIQGNVPFKLNPSIKNYFSLINTNPLDRETEADYNITITATDGGSPPLSSSMTIHLSVSDINDNPPVFEQQSYTAYVMENNKPGTSICSVTARDPDWRQNGTVLYSLVPSEINGVAVSSLLSINSDTGVIHAVRSFDYEKFRSFKVQVVARDNGSPPLSSNVTVSVFISDENDNSPQILYPAPEGKSLMTEMVPKAALSGSLVSKVIAVDADSGQNAWLSYQIVKSTDPGLFIIGLHSGEIRAQRDITESDSMKQNLVISVKDNGQSPLSATCSVYLLISDNLAEVPELKDMTYEESNSKLTFYLIIALVSVSTFFLTFIILILAVRFCHRRKPRLLFDGAVAIPSAYLPPNYAEVEGAGTLRSSYNYDTYLTTGSRTSDFKFITSYNDSTLSAGGTLKMGQNETLAASLITLNNEDED